Proteins from a single region of Chroococcidiopsis sp. TS-821:
- a CDS encoding RibD family protein, giving the protein MADNNQKRPHTTVVLAMSADGKIADIKRSPARFASSVDQAHLEKQLATVDAVLFGAGTLRTYGTTMSISHPQLLQQRLAQNLPPQPLQIVASLSADIDPRIRFFRQQVSRWLLTTTPGARHWHEGVEFERILVCEAPAANGIDWVNALQLLAELGISRLAVIGGGELIASLIADDLIDEFWLTICPLILGGVDAPTPVEGAGFPSEQLAPRLELLSAEVIEQEVFLHYRRQRVED; this is encoded by the coding sequence ATGGCGGATAATAATCAAAAACGACCTCACACTACAGTAGTTTTAGCGATGAGTGCGGATGGCAAAATCGCAGATATTAAGCGATCGCCTGCCCGCTTTGCTTCATCAGTCGATCAGGCACATTTAGAAAAACAACTCGCAACTGTTGATGCAGTGCTGTTTGGTGCAGGGACTCTTAGAACTTACGGCACGACGATGAGTATTTCTCATCCCCAGTTACTCCAGCAACGCTTAGCGCAAAATTTACCACCACAGCCCTTACAAATCGTCGCTTCTTTGTCTGCTGACATCGATCCGCGTATCCGGTTTTTTCGACAACAAGTCAGCCGCTGGTTACTCACAACAACTCCTGGTGCTCGACACTGGCACGAAGGTGTAGAATTTGAGCGAATTTTGGTTTGCGAAGCACCTGCGGCAAATGGTATTGATTGGGTCAACGCTTTACAACTGCTTGCTGAGTTAGGGATATCACGTTTAGCAGTAATTGGTGGTGGCGAACTGATCGCTTCACTCATTGCAGACGATTTAATCGACGAGTTTTGGCTGACGATCTGTCCGCTCATTTTGGGTGGCGTTGATGCTCCTACCCCTGTCGAAGGAGCAGGATTTCCTTCGGAACAGTTAGCGCCTCGTTTAGAGCTACTCTCAGCCGAAGTCATCGAGCAAGAAGTCTTCCTGCACTATCGACGGCAACGTGTAGAAGATTAG
- a CDS encoding ATP-binding protein — MAKPGQSSFRRILLSRILLLSVPVLLIGEAVAFRKARSILLETARQNLTESAVRKGESIEDAIAALKAISMTASHAQILQTGTTLQAQQYLNELATQLPDYVQCVHLRDAQTQKQIASTCGNIWANTEAALPVLQTQSPLNLSRSVNVAALLPVDLPAQVHKSTPNSHRSIGQLHLRFSTAIFTPTNQPRYTLHIQAALEPQERTRRGSLTGYTVVIAQHGIILAHPLAECVGRKIQQEPDAVRLQRIVENAIAGRQDVQNVSFTKNGREFLAGYSAIPSPIANEPNQYWTILAVTRLDSALYGLREIKIILIVLTAGLLGASLLATRYLARDLARPLEKLRDYALNLQSHHGVERVPHNFKIREFQQLAEALERMVERLTASAEEIETAWEEAQAANQLKSEFLATTSHELRTPLNAIIGCVRLIRDGCCDDREEEMEFLQRADEAAIHLLSIINDLLDVAKIEAGKLSVVLEPTDLQQLLKEVINLQTVHIQQKGLQLVVSQGSEPIPVQADPAKLKQVLLNVIGNAVKFTEQGKITISTQLQPVTELLPNSSRSRVVITVEDTGVGIDPALQHKLFRPFVMVDGTTTRKFGGTGLGLAISRNLIELMGGSITLHSAGVGKGTTVAITMPVMDLAPLRSHHVREEPRVLDRLHLPRS; from the coding sequence ATGGCTAAGCCAGGTCAATCTTCATTTCGCCGCATTTTACTGTCGCGAATTTTATTATTGAGCGTACCAGTACTACTCATCGGCGAGGCTGTTGCTTTTAGGAAAGCACGCTCTATCCTGTTGGAAACGGCACGCCAAAATTTGACTGAAAGCGCAGTGAGAAAAGGAGAGAGTATTGAAGATGCGATCGCCGCCCTTAAAGCAATCTCAATGACTGCGAGTCACGCACAAATTCTGCAAACAGGAACAACCTTACAAGCGCAGCAGTATCTGAACGAATTAGCGACGCAACTTCCTGATTACGTTCAGTGCGTCCATTTAAGAGATGCACAAACTCAAAAACAAATCGCCAGTACTTGTGGAAATATTTGGGCTAACACCGAGGCTGCGCTACCGGTTCTCCAAACACAATCGCCTTTGAATCTCAGTCGCTCTGTCAATGTAGCCGCGTTGTTACCTGTAGATTTACCCGCACAAGTGCACAAATCCACTCCAAATTCTCATCGTTCGATTGGTCAACTGCACTTACGCTTCTCCACAGCAATCTTCACACCCACAAATCAGCCGCGCTATACCTTGCATATTCAAGCGGCTTTAGAACCGCAAGAACGGACGCGGCGTGGTTCATTGACAGGTTACACTGTTGTCATCGCGCAGCATGGCATTATTTTGGCGCACCCGCTTGCTGAATGCGTTGGCAGGAAGATTCAACAAGAACCCGACGCTGTGCGACTGCAAAGAATTGTCGAAAATGCGATCGCTGGACGCCAAGATGTACAAAATGTGTCGTTTACCAAAAATGGAAGAGAATTTTTGGCAGGTTACAGTGCGATTCCTAGCCCGATCGCAAACGAGCCAAACCAGTATTGGACAATTTTAGCTGTTACGCGCTTAGATAGCGCACTGTATGGTCTACGCGAAATTAAAATTATTCTGATCGTACTTACAGCTGGGTTACTTGGTGCTAGTTTACTCGCAACAAGGTATTTAGCGCGCGATTTAGCACGACCTTTAGAAAAATTACGTGACTATGCTTTGAATCTCCAGAGTCACCATGGTGTCGAACGAGTCCCGCACAACTTCAAAATTCGAGAATTTCAACAACTTGCTGAAGCACTCGAACGCATGGTAGAACGATTAACTGCGTCAGCAGAAGAAATTGAGACAGCGTGGGAAGAAGCCCAAGCAGCAAATCAACTCAAAAGTGAGTTTTTGGCAACGACATCGCACGAACTGAGAACACCGCTGAATGCGATTATCGGATGTGTTCGCCTCATCCGCGATGGCTGTTGCGACGATCGCGAAGAGGAAATGGAGTTTTTACAACGCGCCGATGAAGCGGCAATTCACTTACTGAGTATCATTAATGACTTACTTGACGTTGCTAAAATCGAAGCGGGTAAACTATCAGTAGTTTTAGAACCGACGGATTTACAGCAACTCCTGAAAGAGGTAATCAATCTTCAAACAGTTCATATTCAACAAAAGGGCTTACAGCTTGTTGTGTCTCAAGGAAGCGAACCAATTCCTGTACAAGCCGATCCCGCGAAGCTGAAACAAGTATTACTCAATGTTATTGGTAATGCAGTTAAATTTACTGAGCAAGGTAAAATTACGATTAGCACGCAGCTACAACCTGTTACAGAGCTGTTGCCTAACAGCAGTAGATCGCGCGTAGTTATCACCGTAGAAGACACAGGCGTAGGAATCGATCCGGCGCTACAACACAAACTTTTTCGCCCCTTTGTGATGGTAGATGGGACAACTACGCGCAAATTTGGCGGTACAGGATTGGGATTAGCAATTTCACGCAATCTAATCGAGTTAATGGGGGGAAGCATCACATTGCATAGCGCGGGTGTTGGTAAAGGGACAACAGTTGCAATTACAATGCCTGTAATGGACTTAGCGCCGTTACGTTCGCACCACGTACGCGAAGAACCACGCGTGCTTGACCGCTTGCATCTCCCTAGATCCTAA